A genomic window from Anthonomus grandis grandis chromosome 2, icAntGran1.3, whole genome shotgun sequence includes:
- the LOC126750080 gene encoding uncharacterized protein LOC126750080, giving the protein MATQLTASQSEKLNRLTYQRNAVSNSLKESYAVALSAKTDENLICEVKARYDDTVNDFQTFRELHNSIIGMTASLGDEEFQRQDELRAGSSVNAMAFQPAHKSIKLEPLSLKAFTGDFKEWRTFFDMFNSCVHNDLELSVIDKFRYLLKYLDGEPLALARSLPLTEDNYAIAYNALIKKYENHSSAHNVKDCTTSQGCNSCGNRHNTLLHFAKTHSTQVNPSPAEEVQNMGVTNLVDHIPVGTTLVESTASIPILPTAIVELKDSKGIFLPVRALIDSGAAACFISNECLLRLGLSYQKYQIDISGIGNTARTTSKGITECIIKPHFSPEPKFSMKVLVLPEICSQLPHRMVNTEHIKNLDTFELADAQFWRPGRIDLLIGAEMFPFIVKSCKPMDSIDHPLFLETVFGWVIMGNGKPLENSSNSSRLCLTANCLTLESLDEHLKRLWELDNIPLKKIESPEATFCEEFYSNTYARDPASNKYVVALPFRIKDHIFGESRHLALRRLYSLENRIYKDSSLLQGYKCFMQEYLDSGYMSLISSNQHNSNTYYIPHHCVIKEESVSTKLRVVFDASMKSSAGISLNDTLYAGPKLHSDIATVLLHFRLNKFCLIADIRKMFLQILVRKGDRRFQRILWRFNREDFVQEYELNTVVFGVTSSPYLANRTIQQLAMDEKESFPIASEILLKNIFVDDILSGCQTLDMAIKIKGELTNLLKRGGFDLRKWASNCPDILSGTPIEHQQPISFDTEEPSCLKVLGLQWQPSLDNFVYQIRETSGDVCTKRSILSSLARIFDPLSMISPLTMYAKILIQDLWKLGMDWNENSPPDITRRWKRFQSELGLLSSIKIPRHIPVIEAESEVHALCDASEKGYAGVIYFRVLVEEECQVFFVIGKSKVAPLKKITLPRLELCAAVLLSNLLEFVIGALGDKLLISNIYAWSDSKVTLSWIKSSAHRWHTFVSNRVSHIQERVSPEKWRYVPTGENPADCASRGLCPADLTGYSAWFNGPLFLRLSSEHWPINNHFTVNNAEEYLQEEKRVVLTSLKLLERDGLLYKYSSLQKILRVLGYCYRWVKTFRRTKNKEPHVIGKFCENDLQEALMCLVKQVQEEVFSEVISNLRKGNPISKGLRQLNPFLDEHGFLRVGGRLTNSTLSYDKKFPLLLPQRHRLTELLIVDIHEKHLHPGLRTLHSFIVQQFWILSAKRAINRCLS; this is encoded by the exons atGGCAACGCAATTAACTGCTTCCCAAAGCGAGAAGTTGAATAGGCTCACATACCAGAGAAACGCTGTTTCAAATAGTTTAAAGGAATCTTATGCTGTAGCTTTAAGTGCAAAAacagatgaaaatttaatttgtgaAGTTAAGGCTAGGTATGATGACACTGTTAACGATTTTCAAACTTTTCGGGAGTTACATAATTCGATAATTGGTATGACGGCGAGTTTAGGCGATGAAGAATTTCAAAGGCAGGATGAGTTGAGGGCAG GCAGTTCGGTCAATGCTATGGCTTTTCAACCTGCTCATAAAAGCATAAAGTTGGAACCATTAAGTCTAAAGGCCTTTACTGGTGACTTTAAAGAATGGAGAACATTTTTTGATATGTTTAATAGTTGTGTGCATAATGACTTGGAGCTTTCTGTTATTGACAAATTTAGatatttgctaaaatatttagatggTGAACCCTTGGCTTTAGCTCGCTCTTTGCCTCTCACTGAAGATAACTATGCCATTGCTTATaatgctttaataaaaaaatatgaaaatcacAG TTCTGCTCATAATGTTAAAGATTGTACTACCTCACAGGGTTGTAATAGTTGTGGAAATCGCCATAACACTTTATtgcattttgcaaaaactcaCAGTACCCAAGTTAATCCATCTCCAGCTGAAGAAGTTCAGAATATGGGTGTCACAAATTTAGTTGATCATATTCCAGTAGGTACAACATTAGTGGAATCTACAGCCTCTATACCTATTCTTCCTACAGCCATTGTGGAGTTAAAGGATTCCAAGGGTATTTTTTTACCTGTTAGAGCCCTTATAGATTCTGGGGCTGCTGCGTGTTTTATTTCGAACGAATGTCTTCTTCGTCTCGGTTTGTCGtatcaaaaataccaaatagACATTTCGGGAATCGGAAATACTGCTCGCACTACCTCAAAGGGTATTACAGAGTGTATAATTAAACCTCATTTTTCACCGGAGCCCAAGTTTTCGATGAAGGTGCTTGTATTGCCAGAAATTTGCTCGCAGTTGCCTCATAGAATGGTAAACACAGAGCACATAAAAAACTTGGACACCTTTGAACTTGCGGATGCTCAGTTTTGGAGACCAGGTCGTATAGATCTTCTTATTGGAGCCGAGATGTTTCCCTTTATTGTTAAATCTTGTAAGCCCATGGATTCCATTGATCATCCCTTGTTTTTGGAAACTGTTTTTGGTTGGGTAATCATGGGTAATGGAAAACCTTTGGAAAATTCTTCTAATTCGTCAAGGTTATGTTTGACAGCTAATTGTTTGACATTAGAATCATTAGATGAACATTTAAAAAGGCTTTGGGAATTAGACAACATCCCTCTTAAGAAAATTGAATCCCCAGAGGCAACATTTTGTGAGGAATTTTACTCGAACACATATGCTAGAGACCCAGCTTCTAATAAGTATGTTGTTGCTTTGCCCTTCCGTATTAAAGACCATATATTTGGTGAATCCAGACATTTAGCCCTTCGTCGACTCTATTCTCTCGAAAACAGGATCTACAAGGATTCTTCATTGTTGCAAGGTTATAAGTGTTTTATGCAAGAATATTTGGATTCAGGTTATATGTCTTTAATTTCATCAAACCAGCATAATAGCAATACTTATTACATACCGCACCATTGCGTAATAAAGGAAGAATCTGTTTCAACCAAATTGCGAGTGGTCTTTGATGCTAGCATGAAGTCCTCTGCTGGAATTTCTTTGAACGACACTCTTTATGCCGGTCCAAAGCTTCATTCTGATATTGCCACTGTACTCCTTCATTttagattaaataaattttgtctgATTGCAGAtatcagaaaaatgtttttgcaaattttagtCAGGAAGGGCGATAGGCGTTTTCAGAGAATCCTTTGGAGATTTAATCGAGAGGATTTCGTACAGGAATACGAGTTAAATACTGTGGTATTTGGTGTTACTTCTTCACCATACTTAGCCAATAGGACTATACAGCAGTTAGCCATGGATGAAAAGGAATCTTTTCCAATAGCCTcggaaattcttttaaaaaacatttttgtggaCGACATTTTGTCGGGTTGCCAGACTCTGGATATGGCAATTAAAATTAAGGGTGAACTTACAAATTTGCTTAAAAGAGGAGGGTTTGACTTAAGGAAATGGGCAAGTAATTGTCCTGATATTCTGTCAGGCACTCCAATAGAACACCAACAGCCTATTTCATTCGATACTGAAGAGCCCTCTTGCCTAAAGGTTTTGGGTTTACAGTGGCAACCTAGTTTGGATAATTTTGTTTACCAAATTCGCGAGACATCTGGTGACGTTTGTACAAAGCGTTCAATTCTGTCTAGTTTGGCTCGGATTTTCGATCCTTTGAGCATGATTTCTCCGCTCACTATGTAtgccaaaattttaatacaggATTTATGGAAATTAGGTATGGATTGGAATGAAAATTCGCCCCCTGATATTACTCGCAGGTGGAAAAGGTTTCAATCAGAACTAGGGCTGCTTTCGTCTATTAAAATTCCTAGACATATTCCTGTAATAGAGGCAGAATCCGAGGTGCACGCCCTTTGTGACGCGAGTGAGAAGGGCTATGCGGGTGTTATTTATTTTCGTGTTTTGGTGGAAGAAGAATGTCAGGTATTCTTTGTGATTGGCAAATCTAAGGTTGCtcctttgaaaaaaattacattaccTCGACTTGAACTTTGCGCGGCTGTATTGCTATCTAACTTGTTGGAATTTGTCATAGGGGCGTTAGGAgacaaacttttaatttccaaTATTTATGCTTGGTCCGATTCTAAAGTGACTTTGTCGTGGATCAAATCTTCGGCTCATCGTTGGCACACCTTTGTGAGTAATCGAGTAAGCCACATCCAAGAAAGAGTCTCCCCTGAAAAATGGCGTTATGTTCCCACTGGCGAAAATCCAGCTGATTGTGCAAGCAGAGGTCTCTGCCCTGCCGATTTAACAGGTTATTCTGCATGGTTTAACGGGCCTTTATTTCTTCGTTTGTCTTCTGAGCATTGGCCCATTAATAATCATTTTACTGTCAATAATGCCGAGGAATATCTGCAGGAAGAGAAAAGAGTTGTCTTGACGTCCTTAAAACTTTTGGAAAGGGATGGGTTGTTGTATAAATATTCTTCCTTACAAAAGATTTTGCGTGTCTTAGGGTATTGTTATAGATGGGTAAAGACTTTTCGCAGGACCAAGAATAAGGAACCTCACGTAATCGgtaaattttgtgaaaatgaTTTGCAGGAAGCCCTAATGTGTCTTGTAAAACAGGTGCAAGAAGAAGTGTTTTCCGAGGTGATATCCAACCTTCGTAAAGGAAATCCTATTTCGAAAGGATTGAGACAATTAAACCCTTTTTTAGACGAACATGGATTTCTTAGGGTCGGCGGTCGTCTCACAAACTCGACCTTGTCGTATGATAAAAAATTCCCTCTTTTATTGCCCCAAAGACACAGGCTAACCGAATTATTAATAGTAGATATTCACGAAAAACATTTACATCCTGGCTTGCGAACATTACACTCCTTTATAGTGCAGCAGTTTTGGATATTGTCCGCAAAAAGAGCAATAAATCGATGTCTATCTTAG